One segment of Theobroma cacao cultivar B97-61/B2 chromosome 9, Criollo_cocoa_genome_V2, whole genome shotgun sequence DNA contains the following:
- the LOC18588066 gene encoding probable leucine-rich repeat receptor-like protein kinase At1g68400 has translation MLIAIYFLFFSLGQCSVDFNALLSFKDSVFDPSDSLSSWVNSSNPCNDSWYGVTCNPATHRVTRLVLENLNLSGSTQPLNQLSHLRLLSLKNNRLFSSSSVNLSSWRYIRHLYLSGNHLSGVFPTGMSTLRRLHRLDLAYNDFHGEIPMTELTRLPNLLTLRLEYNSFTGPLNSIASFSFILDFNVSNNNLSGEIPAWMSRFPASSFQGNKDLCGQPLPSDCFNRTALPAPLKQKIRHPESKRLGDGVVLMIVAVDAVAVIAALVTITWCCYRYNCRSGGTHKEVLQTKSGSKLQWRRSGSREQEVEAEEMVVFEGCEGFRKVGDLLKSSAELLGKGSVGTTYKVVMDGGDVVVVKRVRQRRRRKAVDGWLRIIGGLRHANLVSLVAYYNSKDELLLVYKFSPNGSLYSLLHGNRGPGRTPLSWSTRLKLASGAALGLAFIHGYNKAKIFHGHLTSSNIIVDRQGNACISDCGLHQVLHAPSLSNDDYKAPELMLSNGEDGTKLRKYTQKCDVYSFGVILLEILTGKMVSGESGMSLVKWVQSVGKEEWAWEVFDFEMLGDKEMEEEMVGLMQVALLCVAVLPKDRPKMSMVHRMIEDIGSKGATNGGTISILNDFSSDSSPALSERTLGFI, from the exons ATGTTAATCGCAATTTACTTCTTGTTCTTCTCTCTGGGTCAATGTAGTGTTGATTTTAACGCATTATTGTCTTTTAAAGACTCTGTTTTTGACCCCTCAGACTCGCTTTCCTCCTGGGTTAACTCATCCAATCCTTGCAATGATTCTTGGTATGGTGTCACATGCAACCCTGCCACTCACCGAGTCACAAGACTCGTTCTTGAGAACCTAAACCTTTCCGGGTCAACTCAGCCACTGAATCAGCTTTCTCATCTAAGACTCCTCAGCCTCAAAAACAACCgtcttttctcttcctcctCTGTTAACTTGTCTTCATGGCGTTACATAAGGCATCTTTACCTCTCTGGAAACCATCTCTCCGGAGTATTCCCCACCGGAATGTCCACCCTCAGGCGGCTCCACCGGCTCGACCTTGCATACAACGATTTCCACGGCGAAATTCCGATGACCGAATTGACTCGACTGCCTAACTTGTTGACTCTCCGTCTCGAGTACAACTCGTTCACTGGACCCCTCAATTCAATTGcgtcattttctttcattttagaCTTTAACGTCTCGAATAACAACCTCTCCGGCGAGATTCCTGCGTGGATGTCACGTTTCCCCGCCTCTTCCTTCCAAGGAAACAAGGACCTCTGCGGCCAGCCTCTGCCGTCCGATTGTTTTAATCGGACGGCTCTCCCTGCGCCCTTAAAACAAAAGATTCGTCATCCTGAAAGCAAGAGGTTAGGCGATGGGGTGGTGCTGATGATCGTCGCCGTCGATGCAGTGGCGGTTATAGCCGCGCTGGTGACAATCACGTGGTGTTGTTACAGGTACAACTGTCGCTCTGGTGGAACCCACAAGGAGGTTCTACAAACAAAAAGTGGGTCAAAATTGCAATGGCGAAGAAGTGGGTCCAGGGAACAGGAGGTGGAGGCGGAGGAAATGGTGGTGTTCGAAGGGTGCGAGGGTTTTCGAAAAGTGGGTGATTTGCTGAAATCTTCGGCTGAGTTGTTAGGGAAAGGAAGTGTGGGGACCACTTATAAGGTGGTGATGGACGGCGGTGATGTGGTGGTGGTGAAAAGGGTACGGcagaggaggaggaggaaggCTGTTGATGGGTGGTTGAGAATAATTGGTGGGTTGAGGCATGCTAATCTTGTGAGCCTTGTAGCATACTATAATTCCAAGGATGAGTTGCTTTTAGTTTATAAGTTCTCACCAAATGGAAGCTTGTATTCCCTCTTGCATG GAAATAGGGGACCAGGAAGGACGCCGTTGAGTTGGAGTACGAGGTTAAAGCTAGCTTCAGGGGCTGCCCTAGGCCTAGCTTTTATCCATGGTTACAACAAAGCCAAGATCTTTCACGGACACCTAACATCCTCAAATATCATAGTTGATCGACAGGGCAATGCCTGTATTTCTGATTGCGGTCTTCACCAAGTCTTGCATGCCCCATCTTTATCAAACGATGACTACAAAGCCCCGGAGCTCATGCTGAGCAATGGTGAAGATGGTACTAAGCTTAGAAAGTACACCCAAAAATGCGATGTTTACAGCTTTGGAGTGATCCTGTTGGAGATATTGACAGGGAAAATGGTGAGCGGAGAAAGTGGGATGAGTCTGGTGAAATGGGTTCAAAGCGTGGGAAAAGAAGAGTGGGCGTGGGAGGTGTTTGATTTTGAGATGTTGGGGGACAAGGAGATGGAAGAGGAGATGGTGGGTCTCATGCAAGTGGCGTTGCTTTGCGTGGCTGTGTTGCCTAAAGATCGTCCAAAGATGAGCATGGTGCATAGGATGATCGAAGATATTGGGTCTAAGGGTGCAACAAATGGTGGGACGATTTCTATTTTGAATGATTTCTCCTCTGATTCTTCTCCTGCTCTATCAGAAAGAACTCTTGGCTTCATATAG
- the LOC18588067 gene encoding LOB domain-containing protein 22 isoform X1, with the protein MQRPKGNNCSAGSPACAACKYQRRKCTRNCLLAPFFPANHQKDFLNAHKLFGVSNIVKIIRNLDPPQRLIAMKSIVFEANTRANDPVGGCYGIISDLKMQIDWVKAERDLVLHQLAICKAQTAAASQQQSGQQQMVQVGDHEANALQCLEGLTVYDAMPVHCREGEVNLVQGNYDDVGEDIKPLLPVFDDKGAGSFPFDSKVSIQCSDKLVSKEEVGSIQHELKHDLKSAASLFTLTNGKR; encoded by the exons ATGCAACGGCCCAAGGGGAACAACTGCTCCGCCGGTTCTCCAGCCTGTGCTGCATGTAAATACCAACGTAGGAAATGCACCCGTAACTGTCTTTTGGCTCCTTTTTTTCCTGCCAATCACCAAAAGGATTTCCTTAATGCCCACAAACTTTTCGGCGTTAGTAACATCGTCAAAATCATTAGAAACCTCGACCCGCCACAGCGACTCATTGCCATGAAATCAATTGTTTTTGAAGCAAACACCAGGGCTAACGACCCTGTTGGTGGTTGCTATGGGATTATTTCCGACTTGAAAATGCAGATTGATTGGGTCAAGGCTGAGCGTGACCTCGTGCTCCACCAGCTTGCCATTTGCAAAGCCCAGACTGCTGCTGCCAGTCAACAACAATCAGGGCAGCAGCAAATGGTTCAAGTTGGTGATCATGAGGCCAATGCTCTTCAGTGCTTAGAGGGTTTGACTGTATATGATGCCATGCCGGTTCATTGTCGAGAAGGAGAGGTTAACCTTGTTCAGGGTAACTATGATG ATGTAGGTGAAGATATTAAACCGCTTCTCCCGGTGTTTGATGACAAGGGAGCCGGATCGTTTCCTTTTGACTCCAAAGTATCGATTCAATGCAG TGACAAACTTGTGTCAAAGGAAGAGGTTGGGTCAATTCAACATGAGCTGAAGCATGATCTCAAGTCTGCTGCTTCCCTGTTTACTCTCACAAATGGCAAGAGATAG
- the LOC18588067 gene encoding LOB domain-containing protein 22 isoform X2, protein MQRPKGNNCSAGSPACAACKYQRRKCTRNCLLAPFFPANHQKDFLNAHKLFGVSNIVKIIRNLDPPQRLIAMKSIVFEANTRANDPVGGCYGIISDLKMQIDWVKAERDLVLHQLAICKAQTAAASQQQSGQQQMVQVGDHEANALQCLEGLTVYDAMPVHCREGEVNLVQDVGEDIKPLLPVFDDKGAGSFPFDSKVSIQCSDKLVSKEEVGSIQHELKHDLKSAASLFTLTNGKR, encoded by the exons ATGCAACGGCCCAAGGGGAACAACTGCTCCGCCGGTTCTCCAGCCTGTGCTGCATGTAAATACCAACGTAGGAAATGCACCCGTAACTGTCTTTTGGCTCCTTTTTTTCCTGCCAATCACCAAAAGGATTTCCTTAATGCCCACAAACTTTTCGGCGTTAGTAACATCGTCAAAATCATTAGAAACCTCGACCCGCCACAGCGACTCATTGCCATGAAATCAATTGTTTTTGAAGCAAACACCAGGGCTAACGACCCTGTTGGTGGTTGCTATGGGATTATTTCCGACTTGAAAATGCAGATTGATTGGGTCAAGGCTGAGCGTGACCTCGTGCTCCACCAGCTTGCCATTTGCAAAGCCCAGACTGCTGCTGCCAGTCAACAACAATCAGGGCAGCAGCAAATGGTTCAAGTTGGTGATCATGAGGCCAATGCTCTTCAGTGCTTAGAGGGTTTGACTGTATATGATGCCATGCCGGTTCATTGTCGAGAAGGAGAGGTTAACCTTGTTCAGG ATGTAGGTGAAGATATTAAACCGCTTCTCCCGGTGTTTGATGACAAGGGAGCCGGATCGTTTCCTTTTGACTCCAAAGTATCGATTCAATGCAG TGACAAACTTGTGTCAAAGGAAGAGGTTGGGTCAATTCAACATGAGCTGAAGCATGATCTCAAGTCTGCTGCTTCCCTGTTTACTCTCACAAATGGCAAGAGATAG
- the LOC18588068 gene encoding acyl-lipid (9-3)-desaturase, with protein MAESRRYISQAELEEHKKPGDLWISLQGKVYDVTQWSQDHPGGALPLQNLAGQDATDAFVAYHPGSAWQYLDKFFTGYYLKDYAVSEVSKDYRKLVGEFSKMGLFEKKGHGTCISLCFIALLFFISVYGVLCCSTTWAHLCSGGLMGFLWIQSGWMGHDSGHYQVMCNRKFNRLAQILTGNCLAGISIGWWKWNHNAHHIACNSLDFDPDLQHMPFFVVSSKFFHSLTSYFYERKMNFDSVARFLVSYQHWTYYPVMCFARINLFAQSFALLLSKRKVPNRGQEILGLLVFWTWYPLLVSCLPNWGERVMFVVASFSVTGIQHIQFCLNHFSSSVYVGPPSGNDWFEMQTAGTLDILCSSWMDWFHGGLQFQIEHHLFPRLPRCHLRKISPFVKELCKKHSLPYNSASFWKANAMTIGTLRSAALQARDLTNPVPKNLVWEAVNTHG; from the coding sequence ATGGCAGAGTCAAGGAGGTACATTTCCCAAGCAGAGCTTGAAGAGCACAAAAAACCAGGAGATCTATGGATCTCTTTACAGGGCAAGGTCTATGATGTCACTCAATGGAGTCAAGACCACCCTGGAGGGGCACTTCCATTGCAAAATCTGGCTGGCCAAGATGCTACTGATGCATTTGTAGCCTATCATCCAGGCTCAGCTTGGCAATATCTTGACAAGTTCTTCACTGGGTATTATCTCAAAGATTACGCTGTCTCAGAGGTATCCAAAGATTATAGAAAACTCGTTGGTGAGTTTTCAAAGATGGGTCTTTTTGAAAAGAAGGGACACGGGACATGCATTTCACTTTGTTTCATAGCGTTGCTGTTTTTTATCAGTGTTTATGGTGTTTTATGCTGCAGCACCACTTGGGCGCATCTTTGTTCTGGTGGATTAATGGGATTCTTGTGGATACAGAGTGGGTGGATGGGACATGATTCTGGGCATTACCAGGTTATGTGCAACAGAAAATTCAATAGACTTGCTCAGATCCTTACTGGGAATTGCCTTGCAGGGATCAGTATTGGATGGTGGAAATGGAATCACAATGCTCATCACATTGCTTGTAATAGTCTTGATTTCGATCCAGATCTTCAACACATGCCATTTTTTGTGGTATCTTCGAAGTTTTTTCATTCACTCACgtcttatttttatgaaaggAAGATGAATTTTGATTCTGTTGCTAGGTTCTTGGTTAGTTACCAGCATTGGACATATTACCCTGTAATGTGTTTTGCTAGGATTAATCTATTTGCACAGTCTTTCGCATTGCTGTTATCTAAGAGGAAGGTACCAAATAGGGGTCAGGAGATTTTGGGGCTTCTTGTTTTCTGGACTTGGTATCCGCTACTTGTTTCTTGCTTGCCTAATTGGGGTGAGAGAGTGATGTTTGTTGTTGCTAGTTTCTCTGTAACTGGAATTCAACATATTCAGTTCTGTTTGAATCATTTCTCATCGAGTGTTTACGTTGGACCTCCTAGTGGGAACGATTGGTTTGAGATGCAAACTGCTGGGACACTTGATATATTGTGCTCATCTTGGATGGACTGGTTTCATGGCGGTTTGCAGTTCCAGATTGAGCACCATTTGTTTCCAAGGTTGCCTCGCTGCCATCTCAGGAAAATTTCCCCATTCGTTAAGGAGCTATGCAAGAAACACAGTTTACCATACAACAGTGCATCATTTTGGAAGGCTAATGCAATGACAATAGGGACTCTTCGATCAGCAGCCTTGCAGGCTAGGGATCTCACCAACCCAGTTCCAAAGAACTTAGTTTGGGAAGCGGTTAACACTCATGGATAA